Proteins found in one Chaetodon auriga isolate fChaAug3 chromosome 12, fChaAug3.hap1, whole genome shotgun sequence genomic segment:
- the LOC143329659 gene encoding integrin alpha-6-like isoform X2, whose protein sequence is MEDRITCGLWLAVFLLGCGRLSAFNLDSENVLRRNGDPDSLFGFSLAMHRQLDPVDKRMLLVGAPRAKALSGQKAKVTGGLYSCDMSSDDCFRVNFDDGEDTTKESKENQWMGVSVNSQGPGGKIVTCAHRYQRRSNVNTPIESRDIIGRCYVLSQDLTINPISSEDGGSWHFCESRPRGHEMFGSCQQGLSATFDKDFHYLIFGAPGAYNWKGVVRLEQKNDTFLEMGIYDDGPFEVGDENEKNPDLVPAPANSYLGFSLDSGKSLTKKGQLTVVAGAPRAGHSGAVVLLKKGGDTSNILLEEHTLEGEGLASSFGYDLAVLDLNKDGWQDIVVGAPQYFEKEGEIGGAVYVFINKAGKWNKVTPTRIDGSQDSMFGLAVENLGDINQDGFHDFAVGAPYTDTGAGTVYIYHGSATGLSSKKAAQVLSGQPLGVRLFGYSLAGNMDLDKNSYPDLAVGSLSDAVFVYRARPVINIKKEVKFSPKEIDLTKKNCGNTFCLDVEACFTYTANPKSYSPSLTVEYTLEADSDNRKNGLIPRATFSEATEHGYEYKGTIRLDSKGTKQCVTRQLAIQENIKDKLRGIPIEVSVEIQNAKRKRRQSSTPQLSPVLDANEPMTTRSEVHFLKDGCGSDNVCQSNLQVKYRYGYRTTDTFTPLELENGVPVISLSDQKDIALEVKVTNLNGDDAYEASVLASFPRSLTYSAFRVPPNERQVSCVANKDGSQADCDIGNPFRRDSETTFYIILGTSGISLNTTELEIELKLETTSDQQNIAPVKAKAKVAIILQLSVSGQAQPSQVYFTGEVKGEAAIKSESEIGSAITHQFRIINLGKRLTDLGTATLDIEWPKETGQGKWLLYLMKISSTGVDHIECSPKGEINPLNKDPINSRKRRAAEHSQGANEGTISHRIDMKKSETLSCDNGAKCVRIRCPLRGLDSNAVITLNSRLWNSTFIEDYSHLHHVEVTVKASLHVDSATKNTVLQNAESQVRLTVFPEMRAAQNGGVPWWIIVLSVLFGLLLLALLAFLLWKCGVFGKKNKEDPSEKERLTSNA, encoded by the exons GCTCCTGGTTGGTGCCCCGAGAGCGAAAGCCTTGAGTGGTCAAAAGGCTAAAGTGACAGGAGGCCTGTACAGCTGTGACATGAGCTCAGATGACTGCTTCAGAGTTAACTTTGATGATGGCG AGGATACAAccaaagaaagcaaagagaacCAGTGGATGGGAGTGTCAGTCAACAGTCAGGGGCCAGGAGGCAAGATTGTG ACCTGTGCCCACCGCTACCAGCGCCGGAGCAATGTGAACACACCCATCGAATCCCGTGACATTATCGGCCGCTGCTACGTGCTGAGTCAGGACTTGACTATTAACCCCATATCAAGTGAAGACGGAGGTAGCTGGCATTTCTGCGAGAGCCGGCCCAGAGGCCACGAGATGTTTGGCTCCTGCCAGCAGGGCCTCTCTGCCACATTCGACAAGGACTTCCACTACCTCATCTTTGGGGCTCCTGGAGCTTACAACTGGAAAG gtgtGGTACGCTTGGAGCAAAAGAACGACACCTTCTTAGAGATGGGCATCTATGACGACGGTCCTTTTGAGGTGGGAGATGAGAACGAAAAGAACCCTGACCTGGTCCCTGCCCCTGCAAACAGCTACCTGG GCTTCTCTCTGGACTCGGGGAAGAGTCTGACCAAGAAGGGCCAGCTGACGGTGGTGGCGGGAGCTCCGCGAGCGGGCCACAGCGGGGCGGTGGTGCTGCTGAAGAAAGGCGGAGACACAAGCAACATCCTGCTGGAAGAGCACACCCTGGAAGGGGAAGGCCTGGCCTCGTCTTTCGGCTACGATCTGGCCGTGCTGGATCTGAACAAGGACGG CTGGCAGGACATAGTGGTGGGAGCACCTCAGTACTttgagaaggagggagaaattGGAGGAGCTGTGTACGTCTTCATCAACAAAGCCGGAAAGTGGAACAAAGTCACGCCCACCAGAATCGATGGATCTCAGGACTCCATGTTTGGCCTGGCTGTGGAAAACCTGGGAGACATCAATCAGGATGGTTTCCATG ATTTTGCTGTGGGAGCTCCTTATACAGATACTGGTGCAGGGACTGTTTACATCTACCATGGATCAGCCACAGGCCTCAGCTCCAAGAAAGCAGCACAG GTTCTGTCCGGCCAGCCTTTAGGAGTCCGGCTCTTTGGCTACTCTTTGGCAGGTAACATGGATCTGGATAAAAACTCCTACCCTGACCTGGCTGTGGGATCCCTCTCTGATGCTGTCTTTGTCTACAG AGCCCGTCCAGTTATTAATATCAAGAAGGAAGTCAAGTTCTCACCGAAGGAAATCGACCTCACCAAGAAGAACTGTGGCAACACCTTCTg CTTGGATGTCGAGGCATGCTTCACCTACACTGCCAACCCCAAGAGCTACTCTCCCAGCCTGA CGGTGGAGTACACCCTCGAGGCCGACAGCGACAACAGAAAGAACGGTCTCATCCCAAGGGCGACCTTCTCCGAGGCCACTGAACATGGCTACGAATACAAAGGGACCATCAGGTTGGACAGCAAAGGAACGAAACAGTGCGTCACACGTCAGCTCGCCATACAG GAAAATATCAAAGACAAGCTGCGTGGGATCCCCATCGAGGTGTCTGTGGAGATCCAGAACGCCAAACGTAAACGCAGACAGAGCTCAACTCCTCAGCTGTCACCCGTCCTGGACGCCAATGAGCCCATGACGACTCGATCAGAG GTGCATTTCCTGAAGGATGGCTGTGGCAGTGACAACGTTTGTCAGAGCAACTTGCAGGTGAAATATCGCTACGGCTACAGGACGACTGACACGTTCACTCCATTGGAACT GGAGAACGGTGTGCCGGTGATCTCGCTCAGCGACCAGAAGGACATCGCCTTGGAGGTCAAAGTGACCAATCTGAACGGAGATGACGCATACGAAGCCTCTGTGCTCGCCTCCTTCCCACGCTCCCTTACCTACTCTGCCTTCCGCGTTCCACCAAAT GAGCGGCAGGTATCCTGTGTAGCCAATAAAGATGGTTCTCAGGCTGATTGTGATATCGGAAACCCGTTCAGACGCGACTCAGAG ACGACCTTCTACATTATTCTGGGTACATCAGGCATCTCTCTCAACACCACTGAACTGGAGATTGAGCTTAAGCTTGAGAC GACGAGCGACCAGCAGAATATAGCCCCTGTTAAAGCGAAGGCCAAGGTGGCCATCATCTTGCAGCTGTCTGTATCAGg ACAAGCCCAGCCATCTCAGGTCTACTTTACgggagaggtcaaaggtgaggCGGCCATTAAGAGTGAGAGTGAAATCGGCAGTGCCATCACTCACCAGTTCAGA ATCATCAATCTGGGAAAGCGCCTGACAGACTTGGGCACTGCCACCCTCGACATTGAGTGGCCAAAGGAGACGGGGCAGGGGAAGTGGCTGCTCTACCTGATGAAGATCAGCTCCACTGGAGTGGACCACATAGAGTGCTCTCCTAAAGGGGAGATCAACCCTCTTAACAAG GATCCAATTAACTCCAGgaagagaagagcagcagaacacagcCAGGGAGCCAACGAGGGCACTATTTCACATAGAATTGACATGAAGAAATCTGAAACTCTG TCCTGTGACAATGGGGCAAAATGTGTGAGGATAAGGTGCCCCCTGCGGGGCCTGGACAGTAATGCAGTCATCACTCTCAACTCTCGTCTCTGGAACAGCACCTTCATAGAG GACTATTCCCATTTACATCATGTGGAGGTGACAGTGAAGGCCTCTCTGCATGTTGATAGTGCAACAAAGAACACAGTGCTCCAAAATGCTGAGTCACAG GTGAGACTGACGGTGTTCCCAGAGATGCGTGCAGCCCAGAATGGAGGAGTGCCATGGTGGATCATCGTGCTGTCCGTCCTGTTCGGGCTGCTGTTGTTGGCCCTGTTGGCTTTCCTTCTCTGGAAG